A region from the Aegilops tauschii subsp. strangulata cultivar AL8/78 chromosome 5, Aet v6.0, whole genome shotgun sequence genome encodes:
- the LOC109770523 gene encoding uncharacterized protein — translation MPPPPPPVLSLPDELIEEVFFRLPPDEPEHLVRASLACKLLLGLLTGPSFRRRYRDFHGAPPMLGFLYSWPQFSRQRSEDLLVPQFFPTTKFGARIPDDPWPDWGDSELAVLDCHHGRVLLGDYDKPMAPLIVWDPMTGCRTKLEAPKGCNMPLTAEPGGAAVLCAVTGCDHRACHQGPFRVVFFGMSTDGDDNCIIHVRVSSPETGEWSEQCPSLDLGMDAFIRPVPPVLIQDALYFMHILGEHELKVGILKYDVDSNCLSRIDAPAPLPWPASDDSTMLMAMEDGSLGFALVDMLTFYLWSNQMGSEGVASWTQPRVIDLNNLLPIKNPDKILRLIGSVEGRDIVFVTTDLGIYEINLKSLQWKKLWKRKKFLRLIPYMSFHKPQGISICPFFVIWDNS, via the coding sequence atgccgccgccgccgccgccggtacTATCGCTGCCGGACGAGCTCATCGAGGAGGTCTTCTTCCGCCTCCCGCCGGACGAGCCCGAGCACCTCGTGCGCGCCTCCCTCGCATGCAAGCTCCTGCTGGGCCTCCTCACCGGACCTAGcttccgccgtcgctaccgcgacttCCACGGAGCTCCCCCCATGTTGGGCTTCCTTTATTCCTGGCCACAATTCTCCCGCCAACGGTCCGAGGACCTCCTCGTCCCACAGTTCTTCCCCACCACAAAATTCGGCGCGCGCATTCCGGACGACCCCTGGCCGGACTGGGGGGACTCTGAGTTGGCTGTGTTGGACTGCCACCATGGTCGCGTTCTCCTTGGGGACTATGATAAACCCATGGCGCCGCTCATCGTTTGGGACCCCATGACAGGCTGCCGGACCAAGCTGGAAGCGCCCAAAGGATGCAATATGCCCTTGACCGCCGAGCCCGGTGGAGCCGCCGTGCTCTGTGCCGTGACAGGATGTGACCACCGCGCGTGCCATCAGGGCCCCTTCCGGGTTGTCTTCTTCGGCATGAGCACGGATGGTGACGATAATTGTATTATACACGTGCGGGTGTCCTCGCCGGAGACTGGTGAGTGGAGCGAGCAGTGCCCTAGTCTTGATCTTGGGATGGATGCATTCATCAGGCCAGTGCCTCCTGTCCTCATCCAAGACGCACTTTACTTTATGCATATTCTTGGTGAACATGAACTAAAAGTAGGAATTCTCAAATACGACGTGGACTCTAATTGCTTATCGCGGATTGATGCGCCAGCCCCACTGCCGTGGCCTGCCAGTGACGATTCTACTATGCTCATGGCTATGGAGGATGGCAGTTTGGGTTTTGCACTAGTGGATATGTTAACTTTCTATCTGTGGTCAAACCAGATGGGTTCCGAGGGTGTTGCGTCATGGACTCAGCCTAGAGTCATCGATCTCAACAACCTTCTCCCCATCAAAAATCCTGATAAAATTCTTAGACTGATTGGATCTGTGGAGGGCAGGGATATCGTTTTCGTCACTACAGACCTTGGCATCTACGAGATTAATCTTAAGTCGCTACAGTGGAAGAAGCTATGGAAGAGAAAAAAATTCCTTAGATTGATTCCGTACATGAGTTTCCACAAACCACAAGGTATATCTATATGTCCTTTTTTTGTGATTTGGGACAACTCTTAA